Within the Malus sylvestris chromosome 4, drMalSylv7.2, whole genome shotgun sequence genome, the region TACTTGTTCTCTTGCTGATCTGACCAATATGCGTTTCCAATCCCATACGTTCCTTTCGACTCAAACAACCAACGGTTGTGATCAAAGTCCCCAGTTTGGCTTCTCAATAGTATTGATTTGTTATTTGATGATTTCATCACCGACATTCTCCTGTCCATCTTTGCGGCCTCACTGTCGCCACCGCCACCATCACCACCCCCTCGCCTAGTCTCCGCCCCAAACCTTGATGGTCCATATGGCCCTGGACCATCATGCTTGGGATCCGAGGTTGTTCCTGCGCTGGACGACCCACCTGGCTGGTTGTCCGGTGTGGGAGGCATCATCACGGTGTAGTTGATGTAGTCATTTTCGCCTGAGAACTCCCCGCTCATGTCCAAATCATCGTCCCGGGACAAGCTCATCACACGTCCGCTGGACGTTCGGCGAGCAAACTTGACACCCTTCGGTCCTTGGCCGGGAGATGACGATGTTGAtttctttgatgaatttgatGAGGTTGCCATATCTGTATCTCCTGATGATGTCTATGCTTTTCCTAATGTAATTGTGCTAGAAAGCCCTAATGATCGATTATTCCATGCCTAAATAACTAGAACATGTAATTGCGCGTGTTGCTTGTTACGCACGCAAAGATGAGAATTTGGAATTCCGTGTATAAAAAGAGAGGGAGGAGGTGGAAACATGAAATTCTGGGACTCAGGAGGTGGAGCAATTGGGATCGACGTTGAAAGTTCAATCAGCGGTTGAAGGAGAGGCCAAATATGGTAATGGCTGATAAGTTGAATGGTCCGAAATTGCTTCTCTATTTTTAGGTTTGGCTGCAGCGGATCTCACTCCCTTGTTTCAATCTGTCTCAATCATATTTTATCTTCGTAATGGATAGATGGACATTGTTTGAGCTTTGTGAATTGGTGGTTGCAGTTTTGTACGCTACACCAGTAGTGGTACTGAATCAATGTCAATCAAGCTTGCATGTTGGGTTTAAATAAGTTGCagcaatttatttgaattttgttgTCCCAGTTTGTATATAGTCTTATTTCTCGATTTTAATTGAGAGTTTGTAGTTTTAAACCTTTGCAGCAATATCTATATTATTACTACCCGTTATTGATTGATTTCACACGCTCTATAATTAGTTCGAAGTTGGCGTGAATTGAcatttaattttgtatttacACACACGTGTCCAAGGATGAAACCAGAGATTTGTATGGATAAAGATATCCTCAAACAACAAAGTCGTAGATTAACAGGCTAAAGAATTTACTAAACAAAATACTTATATATTAATCCATAAGATTTTTCATACAACATATTACAGTATACTCGACGTGTACTTTTCATGTTTTGAAAGTGTTGCATGGCAACTTCATTACCAATATCATCAAATATCTTTCCCTATAAAAATAATCATGTTATCATTCATCTATTGATCACCCATACGATATCTCGATCGATTCTTCATAAATTCACGGCTAAGAATGCTCTTTCAGCGTTAGCAATTGCAACTGAAAGAGTTAATACTAATGTCACAAATAATTAAACTAGTAATACACCTTCTCAATGGCAGAAACATTTAcattttttccaacaaaaaaaattaagtgaGGGCATCCAGCCCCCTGGCCCAAGGTAGCTTCGTCCTTGCTTGTGCCATGTTTGCCAGAATGTCATGTGCTTTGTTTGTAAGTACTATTTGCTTGATCTAGTTTTCGGGATTTCACATTTTAGAGTCTTGATTTGTGCAATTAAGTTTTATTacctttttttattgtaacacAATTGTAATCCTATATGTATCTCCTTACGAAGCAGAATACAGAGATCTTGATTCCATATATCATACACCCTTAGGCCTAGGATCAATACCTTCCACAATGAGGCCGCTCTTAGGTACGTCACTACTAGTTTCCCTTAAACTACATTCTACTGTTGCATTATCTCCTCCTCCATTGAAGAATTCGCCCATCTCAATCTCCGTCCACCGGTCTCTTCCACGCCGCCGAGCATTTCGAGGCATATCTTCTAGAGGGTCTAGGATCATGCTATGATCCTCTGCAACTCCTCTTTGTTTGTAAACGATATGCAACGTAATCGGTGTTCCTTCAAACCCCCATTTGGATTCTTCGGGGAGCTTATAGACAAGGTAAGCTAAGCTGTATACGTCGTTCGTGGGGATAACTTTTTCGTCTCTAGGCATCCCTTGATCTCAAGCCACCATACAAGTTTCAGCTCAGCCACTTGGGAGAACCTGTAATGATCCAGAATGTGTTATATACATCATAACTCAATTTGCATAGTCAAATTAGTATTTAcgtaactaattaattaaagttaAATTACTATGCCCTCGTCGAGGACGACAGGGTTTCGGCATAGTAATCTGAAGGCAAGAAACGCTCCCAAAGGACGTCAGATAGGGCAGCCGATCGGAATGTAGAGCAGACGAGGGACGACCGGCATGCATCTTCAGGGGACGTGAGGGTAAGAAAATGTGAGATGCACTCCCCCGGTAATGACCCTAATCCCGGCATTATGTTTGTTTGTCCTGATTGGAAACTAACAGCTAGCTAGATatacatttgaattttgaacGAATGTAATTTATTCGTCTTTTTTATGTATGTAAAAAATTGCACAATGGCTCATCCGCGTTGCGGTTAATTAGCATTGTGTTTCGCGTTTATTGATTTACAAAAAGGAAGTTACACTTGGCCAATC harbors:
- the LOC126619643 gene encoding F-box protein PP2-B7-like, with the protein product MPGLGSLPGECISHFLTLTSPEDACRSSLVCSTFRSAALSDVLWERFLPSDYYAETLSSSTRAYYDVYNTFWIITGMPRDEKVIPTNDVYSLAYLVYKLPEESKWGFEGTPITLHIVYKQRGVAEDHSMILDPLEDMPRNARRRGRDRWTEIEMGEFFNGGGDNATVECSLRETSSDVPKSGLIVEGIDPRPKGV